One stretch of Alcaligenes faecalis DNA includes these proteins:
- a CDS encoding methionine ABC transporter ATP-binding protein: MIRLEHISKTYSLAGKTVHALNDVSLQIHQGEVFGIIGRSGAGKSTLIRMLNLLEQPSSGQVWVQDQDITRFSGAQLRAFRQGVGMVFQHFNLLHSRTVLDNVCFPLRLAGVDRAQRHARALEVLELVGLKDHANKYPRQLSGGQQQRVGIARALANRPQLLLCDEATSALDPETTQSILRLLREINQELGLTIVLITHGMDVIRSVCDRVAVIDAGKIVECGEVLDVFLHPHHPTTQSLLSESGVNADDWHALADGVPGSVMRLSVRGVATTEPLISRITSQLGLNVSILQGAIGRIKTEPYGQLVVAVEGDAQAKAGLDALLTELNVQFEVLRP; this comes from the coding sequence TTGATTCGTCTTGAACACATCTCAAAAACCTATTCCCTGGCAGGCAAGACCGTTCATGCTTTGAACGACGTTTCCTTGCAGATTCACCAAGGAGAGGTCTTCGGTATTATTGGTCGCTCGGGTGCTGGGAAAAGTACGCTGATCCGCATGCTCAATCTGCTTGAGCAACCTAGTTCAGGCCAGGTCTGGGTACAGGATCAGGACATCACACGTTTTTCGGGTGCGCAGTTGCGCGCGTTCCGACAAGGCGTGGGCATGGTGTTCCAGCATTTCAATCTGCTCCATTCCCGCACGGTTCTGGATAATGTCTGTTTTCCTCTGCGTCTGGCAGGGGTAGATCGCGCCCAACGTCACGCTCGCGCTCTGGAAGTGCTGGAGCTGGTGGGCTTGAAGGACCATGCCAACAAGTATCCCCGCCAGTTATCGGGCGGGCAGCAGCAGCGCGTCGGGATTGCCCGTGCTCTGGCCAATCGGCCACAGCTTTTGCTGTGCGACGAAGCCACCTCGGCGCTGGACCCGGAAACTACCCAGTCGATCCTGCGTTTGCTGCGCGAGATCAATCAGGAACTGGGGCTGACGATTGTCCTGATTACCCACGGCATGGACGTGATTCGTTCCGTCTGTGATCGGGTTGCCGTGATTGATGCCGGCAAGATTGTGGAGTGTGGCGAAGTGCTGGATGTGTTTCTGCATCCACATCATCCCACCACGCAGTCCTTGCTCAGCGAAAGCGGCGTGAACGCTGACGACTGGCATGCCTTGGCTGATGGCGTACCGGGTAGCGTCATGCGCCTGAGTGTGCGCGGTGTGGCAACGACAGAGCCTTTGATCAGCCGTATTACCAGCCAGCTGGGTTTGAATGTCAGCATTTTGCAGGGCGCCATTGGTCGCATCAAAACCGAACCTTACGGACAACTGGTCGTGGCCGTGGAAGGCGATGCGCAGGCTAAAGCAGGGCTGGATGCCTTGCTGACTGAATTGAATGTCCAATTTGAGGTATTGCGACCATGA
- a CDS encoding methionine ABC transporter permease codes for MNFSNLDWALIGEATIDTLLMTGISLAFTAIIGLPLGVLLFLTSRKQMLDNAWIYQTLSLIVNILRSVPFLILLIVIIPLTRILAGTSLGVQGAIPPLVLSAAPFFARLVENVLRELDPGVNEACRAMGANSRQTVLLALLPEATTGIVAALIVTAIALVGYSAMSGVIGGGGLGDLALRFGYQRYQTDVMVVTVTILVVLVQLLQVFGDAMVARLSRK; via the coding sequence ATGAACTTTAGCAACCTGGATTGGGCGCTGATTGGTGAAGCCACGATTGATACCTTATTGATGACGGGTATCTCGCTGGCCTTTACCGCAATTATTGGTTTGCCATTAGGCGTGCTGCTGTTTCTGACCAGCCGTAAGCAGATGCTGGACAATGCCTGGATCTACCAGACCCTGTCCCTGATCGTGAACATTTTGCGGTCCGTGCCGTTCCTGATTCTCCTGATCGTCATTATTCCTTTGACGCGCATTCTGGCCGGTACGTCTTTGGGCGTGCAGGGTGCTATTCCGCCTTTGGTCTTGAGTGCCGCGCCGTTTTTTGCCCGCTTGGTGGAAAACGTCCTGCGTGAACTGGATCCCGGTGTGAATGAGGCCTGCCGTGCCATGGGGGCCAACTCCCGTCAGACCGTTTTGCTGGCTTTATTGCCCGAAGCGACCACTGGCATTGTGGCGGCCCTGATTGTGACCGCGATTGCGCTGGTGGGGTATTCGGCCATGTCCGGTGTGATCGGCGGCGGTGGTCTGGGTGACCTGGCCCTGCGCTTTGGTTATCAACGATATCAAACGGATGTCATGGTGGTTACCGTGACTATCCTGGTGGTGCTGGTGCAACTCCTGCAGGTGTTTGGAGACGCCATGGTGGCTCGCTTGAGCCGAAAATAA
- a CDS encoding MetQ/NlpA family ABC transporter substrate-binding protein — MSLKKFVPVLALSVSALLASVAQAAETLSVAATPVPHAELLEFVKPALAKEGVNLDIKVFTDYVQPNQQVADGHIDANFFQHKPYLDTFNKEHKTDLVSVAVVHVEPFGAYSTKIKSLDELKEGALVAIPNDPSNGARALLLLQKAGVLTLKDPSNILATSRDVDQNPKKLKFKELEAATLPRVLADVDIALINTNYALEAGLNPTKDALAIEGADSPYANLIAVAAKSKDDPRVAKLIQALHSEDVKKFIADKYKGSIVPAF, encoded by the coding sequence ATGTCTTTGAAGAAATTTGTTCCCGTTCTGGCCTTGTCCGTGTCGGCTCTGCTGGCCAGCGTGGCCCAAGCCGCCGAGACCCTGTCGGTTGCTGCTACCCCCGTGCCGCACGCCGAGCTGCTGGAGTTTGTGAAGCCTGCTTTGGCCAAGGAAGGCGTGAACCTGGATATCAAGGTGTTCACCGATTACGTGCAGCCCAACCAGCAAGTTGCTGACGGCCACATCGATGCCAACTTCTTCCAGCACAAACCTTACCTGGATACCTTCAACAAAGAACACAAAACCGATCTGGTGTCGGTGGCCGTGGTTCACGTTGAGCCCTTTGGTGCCTACTCCACCAAGATCAAGAGCCTGGACGAGCTGAAAGAAGGCGCACTGGTGGCGATCCCCAACGATCCCTCCAACGGTGCCCGTGCCTTGCTGCTGCTGCAAAAAGCCGGTGTTCTGACTTTGAAAGATCCTTCCAACATCCTGGCAACCTCGCGTGATGTGGACCAGAACCCCAAGAAGCTCAAGTTCAAGGAACTGGAAGCTGCTACGCTGCCGCGCGTGCTGGCTGACGTGGATATCGCCCTGATCAACACCAACTACGCGCTGGAAGCCGGTCTGAACCCCACCAAGGATGCTTTGGCTATTGAAGGTGCAGACTCACCTTACGCCAACTTGATCGCTGTGGCTGCCAAGTCCAAGGACGACCCACGTGTGGCCAAACTGATCCAGGCTCTGCATAGCGAAGACGTGAAGAAATTCATCGCTGACAAGTACAAGGGTTCTATCGTTCCGGCGTTCTGA
- the glnH gene encoding glutamine ABC transporter substrate-binding protein GlnH yields the protein MAGLALALALPAGQALAQQGKELVVATDTAFVPFEFKQNGKYTGFDIDLWDAVAKKANLNYRFQPMDFNGIIPGLQTRNLDAALAGITIRDDRKQVIDFSDPYYESGLAILVNTDNSAIKTASDLEGKTVAVKIGTATVDFMQRSVPTAKLKLFPNIDNAFLELATGRVDAVVHDTPNVQYYAQTGGKDRVKVTGAVKSGDFYGIAFPKDSELVPVVNQALKDIRADGTYDKIYQKWFGKQPE from the coding sequence ATGGCCGGTCTGGCCTTGGCTTTGGCATTGCCCGCTGGGCAGGCTTTGGCACAACAAGGCAAAGAACTGGTGGTCGCAACCGATACGGCGTTTGTGCCTTTTGAGTTCAAGCAAAACGGTAAATACACCGGCTTTGATATCGATCTGTGGGATGCCGTCGCCAAGAAGGCCAATCTGAATTACCGTTTCCAGCCCATGGACTTCAACGGCATTATTCCAGGCCTGCAAACTCGCAATCTGGACGCCGCGCTAGCCGGGATCACCATTCGTGATGACCGCAAGCAAGTGATTGATTTCTCCGATCCTTACTACGAGAGCGGTCTGGCCATTCTGGTCAACACCGATAACTCCGCTATCAAGACCGCCTCCGATCTGGAAGGCAAGACTGTGGCTGTGAAAATTGGTACCGCCACGGTGGACTTCATGCAGCGCTCGGTGCCTACCGCCAAGCTCAAGCTGTTCCCCAATATCGACAATGCCTTCCTGGAGCTGGCAACTGGCCGTGTGGACGCGGTGGTGCACGATACGCCTAACGTGCAGTACTACGCCCAGACTGGCGGCAAGGACCGTGTGAAGGTGACTGGCGCCGTGAAAAGCGGTGACTTCTACGGCATTGCCTTCCCCAAGGACAGCGAACTGGTACCTGTCGTGAACCAGGCTTTGAAAGACATTCGTGCTGATGGTACGTACGACAAAATCTACCAGAAATGGTTTGGCAAGCAGCCTGAATAA
- a CDS encoding ABC transporter permease subunit (The N-terminal region of this protein, as described by TIGR01726, is a three transmembrane segment that identifies a subfamily of ABC transporter permease subunits, which specificities that include histidine, arginine, glutamine, glutamate, L-cystine (sic), the opines (in Agrobacterium) octopine and nopaline, etc.) — MNNWLSFVPAWIWSSIQALIVLSLLGFFRRYLLYVLSFLCQLYVLFIRGTPIVVQVMFIYFALPMLASIRIDGLTAAIFTLMINSGAYISEIVRGALQSVPKGLKEAGEAMGLPFHKILRHIIGPVAFRRMIPAMGNQCIISLKDSSLFIVIGVAELTRQGQEIIANNFRSVEIWGAVAVIYLILTSLIALTLKFIEHRMRIV, encoded by the coding sequence ATGAACAACTGGCTGAGCTTTGTGCCAGCCTGGATCTGGAGCTCCATACAGGCGCTGATTGTTCTGTCGCTGCTGGGTTTTTTCAGGCGCTACCTGCTGTACGTGCTCTCTTTCCTGTGCCAGCTCTACGTGCTGTTCATACGCGGCACGCCTATCGTGGTGCAGGTGATGTTCATCTACTTTGCGCTGCCCATGCTGGCCAGTATTCGCATTGACGGGCTGACCGCAGCGATCTTCACCTTGATGATCAACTCCGGAGCCTATATTTCCGAGATTGTGCGCGGTGCCTTGCAGTCCGTGCCCAAGGGCCTGAAAGAAGCCGGAGAGGCCATGGGCCTGCCATTTCACAAGATTTTGCGCCACATTATTGGCCCGGTGGCGTTTCGCCGCATGATTCCGGCCATGGGCAACCAGTGCATTATCAGCTTGAAGGATTCTTCGCTGTTTATTGTGATTGGGGTTGCCGAGCTGACCCGTCAGGGCCAGGAAATTATTGCGAATAACTTTCGTTCGGTGGAGATTTGGGGAGCGGTGGCGGTGATCTATCTGATCCTGACCAGCCTGATTGCCTTGACTCTGAAGTTTATTGAACACCGCATGAGGATTGTATGA
- the glnQ gene encoding glutamine ABC transporter ATP-binding protein GlnQ: MSIVEFKKVTKSFGDNIVLDDISLNIEKGEVVVVVGPSGSGKSTFLRCINKLEDIQAGDIVVNGLSVNGTPAQVRDLRREAGMVFQQFNLFPQMSALENVMFGPVHTRGISRSQARQEATELLAKVGLAERMNHYPNELSGGQQQRVAIARALAIKPKLMLFDEPTSALDPELRQEVLKVMQLLAEEGMTMVVVTHEMDFARRVGSRLIFIDQGRVAHDGPPAELLGNPPSQRLKDFLQHVA, encoded by the coding sequence ATGAGTATTGTCGAGTTCAAGAAGGTAACGAAGAGCTTTGGCGACAATATCGTGCTCGACGATATCAGTCTGAATATTGAGAAAGGCGAAGTGGTTGTGGTGGTGGGCCCATCCGGGTCGGGGAAATCCACCTTCCTGCGCTGCATCAACAAGCTGGAAGACATTCAGGCTGGCGATATTGTGGTCAATGGTTTGAGCGTCAATGGCACGCCCGCTCAGGTGCGCGACTTGCGTCGGGAAGCGGGCATGGTGTTTCAGCAGTTCAATCTGTTTCCGCAGATGAGCGCTCTGGAAAACGTCATGTTCGGACCTGTGCATACGCGTGGCATCAGCCGTTCTCAGGCGCGTCAGGAAGCGACGGAGCTGCTGGCCAAGGTCGGTCTGGCCGAGCGCATGAATCATTATCCTAACGAGCTGTCCGGTGGGCAGCAGCAGCGGGTTGCCATTGCGCGGGCCTTGGCGATCAAGCCCAAGCTGATGCTGTTTGATGAGCCTACCTCGGCGCTGGATCCGGAGTTGCGTCAGGAAGTGCTCAAGGTCATGCAGTTGCTGGCAGAAGAGGGCATGACCATGGTGGTGGTGACGCACGAGATGGACTTTGCGCGTCGGGTGGGCAGCCGTCTGATCTTTATTGATCAGGGCAGGGTGGCACATGATGGTCCGCCAGCCGAGCTGCTTGGCAATCCACCTAGCCAACGTTTGAAAGACTTTTTGCAGCACGTGGCTTAA
- the murU gene encoding N-acetylmuramate alpha-1-phosphate uridylyltransferase MurU, whose product MRAMILAAGRGERMRPLTDSCPKPLIPAGGQPLIVWHLRALAKAGFQEVIINHAWLGEQIESTLGDGSQWGLRLSYSPESSALETAGGIAKALDFFQDQPFLLMNGDIWSDWDPALAFAMAERLQAGPEQAWLILTPNPPHHPEGDFGMQDGQLHLCAKTLAGARSATLSGIGVYKPELFAHLPKDQPAKAAPLLHAAIERRQLLGSLHQGFWMDVGTPERLAQLNQHLESLAPSQ is encoded by the coding sequence ATGCGCGCCATGATTCTGGCGGCCGGTCGAGGCGAGCGCATGCGCCCCTTGACTGACTCCTGCCCCAAACCCCTGATTCCGGCAGGCGGCCAGCCACTTATCGTCTGGCATTTGCGCGCCCTGGCCAAAGCAGGCTTTCAAGAAGTCATCATCAACCACGCATGGTTGGGGGAACAGATTGAATCCACGCTGGGTGACGGCAGTCAATGGGGCCTGCGCCTGAGCTACTCGCCAGAATCATCGGCCCTGGAAACTGCCGGTGGCATTGCCAAGGCGCTGGATTTTTTCCAGGACCAGCCCTTCCTGTTGATGAATGGCGATATCTGGTCCGACTGGGATCCTGCCCTGGCCTTCGCCATGGCCGAACGTCTGCAGGCAGGCCCGGAGCAGGCCTGGTTGATCCTGACTCCCAACCCGCCCCACCATCCCGAAGGCGACTTTGGCATGCAAGACGGGCAATTGCACCTGTGCGCCAAAACCCTGGCGGGTGCCCGTAGTGCCACCTTGAGCGGCATCGGGGTCTACAAGCCCGAACTCTTTGCCCATCTGCCCAAGGATCAGCCCGCCAAAGCGGCCCCGCTGCTGCATGCCGCCATCGAGCGCCGACAGCTGCTGGGCAGCCTGCATCAGGGCTTCTGGATGGATGTGGGTACCCCGGAACGATTAGCCCAGTTAAACCAACACTTGGAATCGTTAGCACCCTCACAGTAA
- a CDS encoding aminoglycoside phosphotransferase family protein, translating into MSASISAATDPRLQQAITWLNTLKSRFGLDLDSLQAASSDASFRRYFRLQAQDRTVVLMDAPPATEDCKPFVHVTELLAPTGIHVPEILAADTEQGFLLLSDLGQDNFQTALKNPMPQSELDKLYRSTLLTLVKLQQADTTGLPPYNEQRLLEELQVFPEWYIQKHRQFELSEKDQDMLRKTFAELVQVNVQSATVLVHRDFHSPNLMMPLPGQSEPGVIDYQDALAGPITYDIASLVMDARVTWTEEQQLDWAIRYWQAAMEAGLDVPADFAVFHQQYEWMGLQRNLRILGVFARLSLRDGKHHYLDHMPRLLGYVHQVASRYECFNGLLRLLNRLEGRQTVLGMTV; encoded by the coding sequence ATGTCTGCTTCTATTTCTGCCGCTACCGACCCTCGTTTGCAGCAAGCGATCACCTGGCTGAACACCCTGAAGTCCCGTTTTGGACTGGATCTGGACAGCCTGCAAGCGGCCTCCAGCGACGCCAGCTTTCGCCGTTACTTCCGCCTGCAAGCCCAGGACCGCACTGTCGTTTTGATGGATGCGCCCCCGGCCACTGAAGACTGCAAGCCCTTTGTGCACGTGACCGAACTGCTGGCACCGACTGGCATCCATGTACCCGAAATCCTGGCCGCAGACACCGAACAGGGCTTCTTGCTGCTCAGCGATCTGGGTCAGGATAATTTCCAGACTGCGTTGAAAAACCCCATGCCGCAAAGCGAGCTGGACAAACTGTACCGCAGTACGCTGCTGACCTTGGTGAAATTGCAACAAGCCGACACGACGGGTTTGCCTCCATACAACGAACAGCGCCTGCTGGAAGAGCTGCAAGTGTTCCCCGAGTGGTACATCCAAAAGCATCGCCAGTTCGAGCTGAGCGAAAAAGATCAGGACATGTTGCGCAAAACCTTTGCCGAGCTGGTTCAGGTCAATGTGCAAAGCGCTACTGTACTCGTGCATCGGGATTTCCACAGCCCTAATTTGATGATGCCCCTGCCCGGCCAGAGCGAGCCCGGCGTTATCGACTATCAGGACGCCCTGGCAGGCCCCATCACTTACGACATTGCCTCCCTGGTCATGGACGCACGCGTTACCTGGACCGAAGAGCAGCAACTGGACTGGGCGATCCGCTACTGGCAAGCCGCCATGGAAGCGGGACTGGATGTGCCGGCCGACTTTGCCGTGTTCCACCAGCAGTACGAATGGATGGGCCTGCAACGCAATCTGCGCATTCTGGGTGTGTTTGCCCGCCTTTCCCTGCGTGATGGCAAACATCATTATCTGGACCACATGCCCCGCCTGCTGGGCTACGTACACCAGGTGGCCAGCCGCTACGAGTGCTTCAACGGCTTGCTGCGCCTCCTGAATCGCCTGGAAGGTCGTCAAACTGTTTTGGGCATGACGGTCTGA